The following are encoded together in the Streptomyces flavofungini genome:
- a CDS encoding NAD(P)-dependent oxidoreductase — MSRSITVIGLGPMGQAMASAYLDRGYEVTVWNRTPSRADALVARGAKLAETVEQALTAHELVILSLIDYDAMHTAFKGAEHAVAGRVLVNLSSDVPEKARAAARWVEELGGTHLTGGVLSPPPGIGSPDMSTFYSGPREAYEKFRADLEVITGKTDYRGDDPGLAALMYQLNMVIFWPAMLAYWQAVALADAHGISASEIAPYATENYAGMGQFIDFYAPRIDAGNHAGDVDRISMGVASMEHVVHTNADAGVDTAFPEAVLAAFRRGAAAGHGADSFSRLVELIRKGA; from the coding sequence ATGTCACGCTCGATCACCGTCATCGGACTCGGCCCCATGGGTCAGGCCATGGCTTCCGCGTATCTGGACCGGGGCTACGAGGTCACCGTCTGGAACCGCACCCCCTCCCGCGCCGACGCCCTCGTGGCGCGCGGCGCGAAGCTGGCGGAGACCGTCGAACAGGCCCTCACCGCCCATGAGTTGGTGATCCTCAGCCTGATCGACTACGACGCGATGCACACGGCCTTCAAGGGCGCGGAGCACGCCGTCGCGGGCCGGGTCCTGGTGAACCTCAGCTCGGACGTGCCGGAGAAGGCGCGCGCGGCGGCCCGCTGGGTGGAGGAGCTCGGCGGCACGCACCTCACGGGCGGGGTGCTGTCCCCGCCGCCGGGCATCGGCAGCCCGGACATGTCGACGTTCTACAGCGGCCCGCGCGAGGCGTACGAGAAGTTCCGCGCGGACCTGGAGGTCATCACCGGCAAGACGGACTACCGGGGCGACGACCCGGGCCTTGCCGCCCTCATGTACCAGCTGAACATGGTCATCTTCTGGCCCGCGATGCTCGCGTACTGGCAGGCCGTCGCGCTCGCCGACGCGCACGGCATCAGCGCGTCGGAGATCGCCCCGTACGCGACCGAGAACTACGCGGGCATGGGCCAGTTCATCGACTTCTACGCGCCCCGCATCGACGCCGGGAACCACGCGGGCGACGTGGACCGCATCTCGATGGGCGTCGCCAGCATGGAGCACGTCGTCCACACGAACGCCGACGCGGGTGTGGACACGGCTTTCCCGGAGGCGGTCCTCGCCGCGTTCCGCCGGGGCGCGGCGGCGGGCCACGGGGCGGACAGCTTCAGCAGGCTGGTGGAACTGATCCGGAAGGGGGCCTGA
- a CDS encoding helix-turn-helix domain-containing protein, with protein MATEELGRTLRRLRRLASLKQEELAERSNVSVDVIRQLEQGRKHSARLPTLHALANGLGVELTTLLGDPPAVASTGENDGPRFVAVRRAIMPALWGPEPEPPGPGFSSARLREQIADGWTQYHAAEFDTVMKALPDLIADARSAAAAGDSVGRGSGFAALGKVLQLAGHVAVRMGKTDLALISLERATEAAGQSSDPLLLPMIVNSMAWTYQRQGRLEDALGIALRAAGDMTEAGRTGTADGLKVWGALTMSAATSAARSGDYERAAVMMATAEKEAARVSKLPEGGDNRMVSVFSPSSVRIERVRLAVQYGRPEDALKLAEGMRLSKDTPPSWRTWLLLDVARAHTDVGDAAGAVRTLESLRRAAPTWMRHHTLAVAIVRDLWSLPNHPVGLRPLAEFLGIVD; from the coding sequence GTGGCAACCGAAGAGCTGGGCCGAACTCTCCGCCGCCTGCGCCGCCTGGCTTCGCTGAAGCAGGAAGAACTGGCGGAACGTTCGAACGTATCAGTCGACGTGATCCGCCAGCTCGAACAAGGCCGGAAGCACTCGGCTCGCCTGCCCACGCTGCACGCGCTGGCGAACGGCCTCGGCGTGGAGCTGACCACGCTGCTGGGGGACCCGCCTGCGGTCGCCTCAACGGGCGAGAACGACGGACCGCGTTTCGTGGCGGTGCGTCGTGCCATCATGCCCGCGCTCTGGGGGCCGGAGCCGGAGCCGCCGGGGCCCGGTTTCTCGTCGGCGAGGCTGCGCGAGCAGATCGCGGACGGCTGGACGCAGTACCACGCCGCCGAGTTCGACACGGTGATGAAGGCGCTGCCGGATCTGATCGCGGATGCGCGCTCCGCCGCGGCGGCGGGCGACTCCGTGGGGCGCGGGTCCGGGTTCGCGGCCCTGGGCAAGGTACTTCAGCTCGCCGGGCACGTCGCCGTGCGGATGGGCAAGACCGATCTGGCCCTCATCAGCCTGGAGCGGGCGACAGAAGCGGCGGGGCAGTCCTCCGACCCGCTGCTCCTGCCGATGATCGTGAACTCCATGGCGTGGACCTACCAGAGGCAGGGGCGCCTGGAGGATGCGCTGGGCATCGCGCTGCGCGCCGCCGGTGACATGACGGAAGCGGGCCGCACCGGGACCGCCGACGGCCTGAAGGTGTGGGGCGCGCTGACCATGAGCGCCGCCACGTCCGCCGCGCGCAGTGGTGACTACGAGCGGGCGGCGGTCATGATGGCGACGGCGGAGAAGGAGGCCGCCAGGGTCTCGAAGCTGCCCGAGGGGGGAGACAACCGCATGGTCAGCGTCTTCAGCCCGTCGTCGGTCCGCATCGAACGAGTCCGCCTCGCCGTCCAGTACGGGCGCCCGGAGGACGCGTTGAAGCTGGCCGAGGGCATGCGGCTGTCGAAGGACACGCCGCCGTCGTGGCGGACGTGGCTCCTGCTCGACGTGGCCAGGGCTCATACGGATGTGGGGGACGCCGCCGGAGCGGTGCGAACCCTGGAGTCTCTGCGCCGGGCGGCGCCCACGTGGATGCGGCATCACACGTTGGCCGTGGCCATCGTGCGCGACCTCTGGTCACTCCCCAACCACCCCGTGGGCCTGCGGCCGTTGGCGGAGTTCCTGGGAATCGTCGATTAA
- the metG gene encoding methionine--tRNA ligase encodes MAATGSEKQGANDVQSYYVSTPIYYVNDAPHLGHAYTTVAGDVLTRWHRQRGEKVWYLTGTDEHGQKIMRTAEANGVSPQEWCDKLVEEAWRPLWEHLNIANDDFIRTTEKRHTDRVQEFVQDLYDKGEIYKGGYEGPYCVGCEEYKLPGELLDGEGEYAGEKLCPIHKKPVELLSEENYFFKLSEYTERLLAHYEANPGFIQPESARNEVVNFVKQGLQDLSISRSTFDWGVPVPWDTKHVIYVWVDALLNYATAVGYNENPAKFDGTFPANVHLVGKDILRFHAVIWPAMLMAQGLPLPGKVAANGWLMVGGEKMSKSNLTGIKPQDLTSHFGVDAYRWYFLRAIAFGQDGSFSWEDFTARYTSELANDYGNLASRVAAMVGKYFGGALPADEAPGAAEQAVRDGLAKAVAEADRKVGDDLDFQGGILAVFDFVKQVNGYITEQEPWKVAKDDSPEGRARLATILYTAAESLRAVAVLLNPVMPETSQQLWDSLGAEAPLGTLADQRVQDAGTWGQLPAGATVTKGAVLFPRLEEPKKDA; translated from the coding sequence ATGGCGGCCACTGGATCCGAGAAGCAGGGGGCGAACGACGTGCAGTCGTACTACGTCTCGACTCCCATTTACTACGTCAACGACGCTCCTCACCTGGGCCACGCCTACACGACCGTCGCAGGCGACGTGCTCACGCGCTGGCACCGTCAGCGCGGCGAGAAGGTGTGGTACCTCACCGGCACGGACGAGCACGGTCAGAAGATCATGCGCACCGCCGAGGCGAACGGGGTCTCCCCGCAGGAGTGGTGCGACAAGCTCGTCGAGGAGGCCTGGCGGCCCCTCTGGGAGCACCTGAACATCGCCAACGACGACTTCATCCGTACGACGGAGAAGCGGCACACGGACCGGGTGCAGGAGTTCGTCCAGGATCTCTACGACAAGGGCGAGATCTACAAGGGCGGCTACGAGGGTCCGTACTGCGTCGGCTGTGAGGAGTACAAGCTCCCCGGCGAGCTCCTCGACGGCGAGGGCGAGTACGCGGGCGAGAAGCTCTGCCCGATCCACAAGAAGCCGGTGGAGCTGCTCAGCGAGGAGAACTACTTCTTCAAGCTGAGCGAGTACACCGAGCGGCTCCTCGCGCACTACGAGGCGAACCCGGGCTTCATCCAGCCCGAGTCGGCGCGCAACGAGGTCGTGAACTTCGTCAAGCAGGGGCTTCAGGACCTTTCGATCTCCCGCTCGACCTTCGACTGGGGCGTCCCGGTCCCGTGGGACACCAAGCACGTCATCTACGTCTGGGTCGACGCGCTCCTGAACTACGCGACGGCCGTCGGGTACAACGAGAACCCGGCCAAGTTCGACGGCACCTTCCCCGCGAACGTGCACCTCGTCGGCAAGGACATCCTGCGCTTCCACGCGGTGATCTGGCCCGCGATGCTGATGGCGCAGGGCCTGCCGCTGCCCGGCAAGGTCGCCGCCAACGGCTGGCTGATGGTCGGCGGCGAGAAGATGTCCAAGTCGAACCTGACCGGCATCAAGCCGCAGGACCTGACGTCCCACTTCGGCGTGGACGCCTACCGCTGGTACTTCCTGCGGGCCATCGCCTTCGGCCAGGACGGCTCGTTCTCCTGGGAGGACTTCACCGCCCGCTACACCAGCGAGCTGGCCAACGACTACGGCAACCTCGCGTCCCGCGTCGCCGCCATGGTCGGCAAGTACTTCGGCGGCGCCCTGCCGGCCGACGAGGCGCCCGGCGCGGCCGAGCAGGCGGTCCGCGATGGCCTGGCCAAGGCGGTCGCGGAGGCCGACCGGAAGGTCGGCGACGACCTGGACTTCCAGGGCGGCATCCTCGCCGTCTTCGACTTCGTGAAGCAGGTCAACGGCTACATCACGGAGCAGGAGCCGTGGAAGGTCGCCAAGGACGACTCCCCGGAGGGCCGCGCCCGCCTGGCGACGATCCTCTACACGGCCGCCGAGTCCCTGCGCGCCGTCGCGGTGCTCCTGAACCCCGTCATGCCCGAGACCTCCCAGCAGCTCTGGGACTCCCTCGGCGCCGAGGCCCCGCTCGGCACGCTCGCCGACCAGCGGGTCCAGGACGCGGGCACGTGGGGGCAGCTCCCGGCCGGAGCCACGGTCACCAAGGGCGCGGTGCTGTTCCCGCGTCTGGAGGAGCCGAAGAAGGACGCGTGA
- a CDS encoding TetR/AcrR family transcriptional regulator, producing MSQKAAAVSQKPAAAGRKPARAGAGAAASPGTRERIVTVAARLIQRQGYVGTGIKQIATEAEATLGSVYHFFPGGKAAVAVAAIKYSDEEFAAVLRAAMAAEADPGAAVEACAAELAVGLRESGWTDGCPVTAAALETLGSDSEIQRVCAEALLGWERIVEEKLLASGFAHEDAREVATTVISALEGAEVTAQVARSEEPLRAAGRQLARLVGSYA from the coding sequence ATGAGTCAGAAGGCCGCCGCCGTCAGTCAGAAGCCCGCCGCCGCAGGCCGGAAGCCCGCCCGCGCGGGGGCGGGCGCCGCCGCGAGCCCCGGCACCCGCGAGCGCATCGTCACCGTCGCCGCGCGGCTCATCCAGCGCCAGGGCTACGTCGGCACCGGCATCAAGCAGATCGCCACCGAGGCGGAGGCCACGCTCGGCTCCGTCTACCACTTCTTCCCCGGCGGCAAGGCGGCCGTCGCCGTCGCCGCGATCAAGTACAGCGACGAGGAGTTCGCGGCGGTGCTGCGCGCCGCCATGGCCGCCGAGGCCGACCCCGGCGCCGCCGTCGAGGCCTGCGCCGCCGAACTGGCCGTCGGCCTGCGGGAGTCCGGCTGGACCGACGGCTGCCCCGTCACCGCCGCCGCCCTGGAGACCCTCGGCTCGGACTCCGAGATCCAGCGGGTGTGCGCGGAGGCGCTGCTCGGCTGGGAGCGGATCGTGGAGGAGAAGCTCCTCGCCTCCGGCTTCGCCCACGAGGACGCCCGCGAGGTCGCGACGACCGTCATCAGCGCCCTGGAGGGCGCCGAGGTCACGGCCCAGGTCGCCCGCAGCGAGGAGCCCTTGCGGGCGGCGGGGCGGCAGTTGGCGCGACTGGTGGGGTCGTACGCCTGA
- a CDS encoding GNAT family N-acetyltransferase: MKTNSGLDLRHCGHAHATAIRELLLDVHDEVYEGTDDPLAPREAFARFVDSWSGKEDFACVVAYDREQPVGYAYGAPLTPVTTWWKRVVPSLSAEFTAETGARTFALSELMVRAPWRGTGASRLIHDELLRARIENRVTLLVHVDHVKVRALYESWGYEAVGEVVPTFLGAPTLCAMVLAR; encoded by the coding sequence GTGAAGACCAACTCCGGACTTGACCTGCGGCACTGCGGCCACGCGCACGCGACGGCGATCCGTGAACTTCTCCTGGACGTCCACGACGAGGTGTACGAAGGCACGGACGACCCGCTCGCCCCGAGGGAGGCCTTCGCCAGGTTCGTCGACAGTTGGAGCGGCAAGGAGGACTTCGCGTGCGTCGTCGCCTACGACCGGGAGCAGCCCGTCGGCTATGCGTACGGCGCCCCGCTCACTCCTGTCACGACGTGGTGGAAGCGGGTCGTGCCTTCCCTGTCTGCGGAGTTCACGGCGGAGACGGGTGCGCGGACCTTCGCCCTGTCGGAACTGATGGTGCGTGCGCCGTGGCGCGGTACGGGTGCCTCGCGGCTGATCCACGACGAGTTGCTGCGTGCGCGCATCGAGAACCGGGTGACCCTGCTCGTGCACGTGGATCACGTGAAGGTGCGCGCCCTGTACGAGAGTTGGGGATACGAGGCCGTGGGTGAGGTGGTCCCGACGTTCCTGGGGGCGCCCACCCTCTGCGCGATGGTGCTGGCCCGCTGA
- a CDS encoding VOC family protein encodes MTSTPWTLTFDCAHPGELARFWALALGYVEKPPPAGFASWEEWLERHGVPEEEWDEGAYLADPDGRRPSISFLKVPEGKVVKNRVHLDLRVGGGRETPWEVRWPLVTAAVARLTAAGASVVGEHELDGRPDHVVMADPEGNEFCVV; translated from the coding sequence ATGACCAGCACCCCTTGGACCCTCACCTTCGACTGTGCCCACCCTGGCGAACTCGCCCGGTTCTGGGCCCTCGCCCTCGGTTACGTCGAGAAGCCGCCGCCCGCCGGGTTCGCCAGTTGGGAGGAGTGGCTGGAGCGGCACGGCGTGCCCGAGGAGGAGTGGGACGAGGGGGCCTATCTGGCCGATCCGGACGGGCGGAGGCCCTCGATCTCCTTCCTCAAGGTCCCCGAGGGCAAGGTCGTCAAGAACCGTGTCCACCTCGACCTGCGGGTGGGCGGTGGCCGTGAGACGCCGTGGGAGGTGCGGTGGCCGCTGGTCACGGCGGCGGTGGCGCGGCTCACCGCCGCCGGGGCGTCGGTCGTCGGTGAGCACGAGCTCGACGGCAGGCCCGACCACGTGGTGATGGCCGACCCGGAGGGCAACGAGTTCTGCGTGGTGTAA
- a CDS encoding DUF4913 domain-containing protein, giving the protein MTTDRAQLIDEEQRAPLAFSSLPKFVSDYLALIIQRRTDDGSHLWCPSWWAHPEAIARLAALWRAFEYLRSDPALGLSNWWLHHADPHLAVLLSPTGPFHACAQGHRAGDERLPLDRMPAGLMDDPVFTVLVGDPFAM; this is encoded by the coding sequence ATGACCACGGACCGGGCCCAGCTGATCGACGAGGAGCAGCGCGCGCCGCTGGCGTTCAGCAGTCTGCCGAAGTTCGTCTCCGACTACCTCGCGCTGATCATCCAGCGCCGCACGGACGACGGCAGTCACCTCTGGTGTCCGTCCTGGTGGGCGCACCCGGAGGCGATCGCCAGGCTCGCCGCGCTGTGGCGCGCCTTCGAGTACCTGCGGTCCGATCCGGCGCTCGGCCTGTCCAACTGGTGGCTGCACCACGCCGACCCCCACCTCGCGGTGCTGCTCAGTCCGACCGGTCCTTTCCACGCCTGCGCGCAGGGGCACCGGGCGGGCGACGAGCGGCTGCCCCTGGACCGGATGCCCGCGGGCCTGATGGACGACCCGGTGTTCACGGTCCTGGTGGGCGACCCCTTCGCCATGTGA
- a CDS encoding tetratricopeptide repeat protein codes for MEQDRVVRVVTRGRPHPDGGRSGRFPETETDPGPDPAVVSGTGYLIAPRLVLTAAHLLPPGGAKPSVLLPGGDKPYAAAVRWRRDVTAEGGVLDAALVEIRDAHWQPPDSFQDRVGRRPQRWGRLVTHNLGQPVCCHGFPRMQREAAGLPGGGGTAVMEQISARINPLTGYPARRYELVGPVGVFGTGRDLDSPWAGMSGAAVFTAEPTGVAHELRPGDLLLGVVRADRQAGSGVRLSVTRAEDLLADHVFRAVVEEHSGLPPELEAAELAGLIAPVRVLRELRSPLMVLRADVEAVSFRGREKELRELRNWCVESDAAHQVGTLVGTGGQGKSRLARELSARLRADGWVAGRLRHEVLYGDSARLEQRLRPLMDVRHPTLVVVDYAETRPDLVRALAALADDARDRFRILLLARSMGTWLTSALGRPGRRPGAAAGLGAAGSGPGVLGVRGVPDFSLRPLYTTQGPAAEAFRLAVADLARVLRLVPGYGEVNWPSIAAEVQPPVLQDGHESPLSLHMRALEALLRKGLPGSGEPGAPEHGLLEQALLEQEAGYWASAAVSAGLGDANGTGPLLRRAVAAATLCGAAGRDEARATLARLPHAGPVPVDELDEWLRRLYPAAQDRHWGGLHPDRVAEYQASQEVADDPELLIALLTGASDEQWTTAFTVLTRSVITHTNEGRPERARTVLGLLGRALDEVPVSTAALRACLDTLPRQSHVLTRFAVRVAEQLVGSYASAPGTGTAGGPGGPSDVERARDQHHLARCLGELARWEEALQAAQSALGLRRRLTEADPRTHEADLAATYDLCAWCLAGIEELERAHQLIGRALAIQRRLDRDRPERYRSALVEFLRTAAAIEWRRGDREGSNRHSDEAADLSRWLQSTQPGEHLNLLIGSLNGQSIGYWNDGRYTEATRVTAESLRILDEQVAVNRDAYAPFLAEALLSQALNFDQAGRYEEAVDLARRSVDLRRSLAADLPDRHGFALGEALHNLAWIEYDAGRRESAVRWMREAVEVRGSLDAHTPRFRHARDHSRSLHALADMLAEQDAGLDEAVTALERALDIRRHPGPHGVNPNVAVADTLIDLGRLRRRRGQLPAADRDAELAGAVRDLQECVALRRDLAAEDPAEHRGDLCDALLALAGVYELAGKDVAHRVLLREALPVARALAAADEAWRPDLAACLSDLAWEYVWTRRAPEGLDLLTEAVAVLDALPAGRREALAAALGSHLVRLRMAQTELGLHTAAAGTAERIVAELRSREARRLAEERSAAEEWRRAEQLRRAEGTPPGAPDVPEPVPGHSLAPSLGAALVALGLAYARTGRHADALRQAADGMALVRAHAAGESTAWLAEALGTHARTFLVCARATGRRGAAEAALAPAREAVDLLRRAWLTDQETHALGLRDAVLCLADVYAQLGREDEARYVRGHLAAPPRPRAPESHTSRNRMSRTSQTGVTAP; via the coding sequence TTGGAGCAGGACCGCGTCGTACGCGTCGTGACGCGCGGGCGGCCGCACCCGGACGGCGGCCGGTCCGGCCGCTTCCCCGAGACCGAGACCGACCCCGGCCCCGACCCCGCCGTCGTCTCCGGCACCGGCTACCTCATAGCCCCCCGCCTCGTCCTCACCGCCGCCCACCTCCTGCCGCCCGGCGGCGCCAAGCCGTCCGTCCTCCTGCCGGGCGGGGACAAGCCCTACGCCGCCGCGGTCCGCTGGCGCCGGGACGTGACCGCGGAGGGCGGTGTGCTCGACGCCGCGCTGGTGGAGATCCGGGACGCGCACTGGCAGCCGCCGGACTCCTTCCAGGACCGGGTGGGGCGCCGCCCGCAGCGCTGGGGGCGGCTCGTCACCCACAACCTGGGTCAGCCCGTCTGCTGTCACGGGTTTCCCCGGATGCAGCGCGAGGCGGCGGGCCTTCCCGGCGGCGGTGGTACCGCGGTCATGGAGCAGATCTCCGCTCGGATCAATCCGCTCACGGGGTATCCGGCCCGGCGCTACGAACTCGTCGGACCCGTCGGGGTGTTCGGGACCGGGCGCGACCTGGACTCGCCCTGGGCCGGGATGTCAGGCGCCGCCGTGTTCACCGCCGAGCCCACCGGCGTGGCGCACGAACTGCGGCCGGGCGACCTGCTGTTGGGGGTCGTACGGGCGGACCGGCAGGCCGGGTCCGGGGTGCGGCTGAGCGTGACCCGGGCGGAGGACCTGCTGGCGGACCATGTGTTCCGGGCGGTCGTGGAGGAGCACAGCGGGCTGCCGCCGGAGCTGGAGGCCGCCGAACTCGCGGGGCTGATCGCGCCCGTACGGGTGCTGCGGGAGCTGCGGTCGCCGCTGATGGTGCTGCGCGCGGACGTGGAGGCCGTGTCGTTCCGTGGGCGCGAGAAGGAGTTGCGGGAGCTGCGGAACTGGTGCGTGGAGTCCGACGCGGCGCACCAGGTCGGCACGCTGGTCGGCACGGGCGGGCAGGGCAAGTCGCGGCTCGCCAGGGAGCTGTCCGCGCGGCTGCGCGCCGACGGGTGGGTGGCGGGGCGGCTGCGGCACGAGGTGCTCTACGGCGACAGCGCCCGCCTGGAGCAGCGGTTGCGGCCGCTGATGGACGTACGCCATCCGACGCTGGTCGTCGTCGACTACGCGGAGACCCGGCCGGACCTGGTGCGCGCGCTCGCCGCGCTGGCCGACGACGCCAGGGACCGGTTCCGGATCCTGCTGCTGGCCCGGTCCATGGGGACGTGGCTGACCTCGGCCCTCGGCCGTCCCGGGCGCAGGCCGGGTGCGGCGGCGGGGCTCGGGGCGGCCGGGAGCGGGCCCGGGGTCCTCGGTGTGCGCGGGGTGCCGGACTTCAGCCTGCGGCCGCTGTACACGACGCAGGGCCCGGCCGCGGAGGCGTTCCGGCTCGCGGTCGCCGATCTGGCGCGGGTGCTGCGGCTCGTACCGGGATACGGCGAGGTGAACTGGCCGTCGATCGCCGCCGAGGTGCAGCCGCCGGTCCTCCAGGACGGGCACGAGAGCCCACTGTCGCTGCACATGCGGGCGCTGGAGGCGCTGCTGCGCAAGGGGCTTCCCGGGAGCGGGGAGCCGGGGGCGCCCGAGCACGGGCTCCTTGAGCAGGCCCTGTTGGAGCAGGAGGCGGGGTACTGGGCCAGCGCCGCCGTCTCCGCCGGGCTCGGGGACGCCAACGGCACCGGCCCGCTGCTGCGCCGTGCCGTCGCCGCCGCCACCCTGTGCGGCGCCGCGGGCCGCGACGAGGCGCGCGCGACCCTGGCGCGGCTGCCGCACGCGGGCCCCGTGCCGGTGGACGAACTGGACGAGTGGCTGCGCCGCCTCTACCCCGCGGCGCAGGACCGGCACTGGGGCGGCCTGCACCCGGACCGGGTCGCCGAGTACCAGGCGTCCCAGGAGGTCGCCGACGACCCGGAGCTGCTGATCGCGCTGCTCACCGGGGCGTCCGACGAGCAGTGGACGACGGCCTTCACCGTGCTGACCCGGTCGGTGATCACGCACACCAACGAGGGGCGCCCCGAGCGAGCGCGCACCGTGCTCGGCCTGCTCGGCCGCGCCCTGGACGAGGTGCCGGTGAGCACGGCGGCGCTGCGGGCGTGCCTGGACACGCTGCCGCGCCAGTCCCATGTCCTCACGCGGTTCGCGGTGCGCGTCGCCGAGCAGCTGGTGGGGAGCTACGCGAGCGCCCCCGGGACCGGCACCGCGGGCGGCCCCGGCGGCCCCAGTGACGTCGAACGCGCCCGCGACCAGCACCACTTGGCGCGCTGCCTCGGTGAACTCGCCCGCTGGGAGGAGGCCCTGCAGGCCGCGCAGAGCGCCCTCGGCCTGCGGCGGCGGCTCACGGAGGCGGACCCCCGTACGCACGAGGCGGACCTCGCGGCCACGTACGACCTGTGCGCCTGGTGCCTGGCCGGGATCGAGGAGCTGGAGCGGGCGCACCAGCTCATCGGGCGCGCCCTCGCCATCCAGCGGCGCCTGGACCGGGACCGGCCCGAGCGGTACCGCAGCGCTCTGGTCGAGTTCCTGCGCACGGCCGCCGCCATCGAGTGGCGGCGCGGCGACCGCGAGGGCTCCAACCGGCACAGCGACGAGGCCGCCGACCTCAGCCGCTGGCTGCAGAGCACCCAGCCCGGCGAGCACCTCAACCTGCTCATCGGCTCCCTGAACGGGCAGAGCATCGGCTACTGGAACGACGGCCGCTACACGGAGGCGACCCGCGTCACCGCCGAGTCCCTGCGCATCCTCGACGAGCAGGTCGCCGTCAACCGGGACGCGTACGCGCCGTTCCTCGCCGAGGCCCTCCTCTCCCAGGCCCTCAACTTCGACCAGGCGGGCCGCTACGAGGAGGCCGTCGACCTGGCGCGCCGCTCCGTCGACCTGCGCCGCTCCCTGGCCGCCGACCTGCCCGACCGGCACGGCTTCGCGCTCGGGGAGGCGCTGCACAACCTCGCGTGGATCGAGTACGACGCGGGGCGGCGGGAGTCGGCCGTCCGCTGGATGCGGGAGGCCGTCGAGGTGCGCGGGTCGCTCGACGCGCACACGCCGCGCTTCCGGCACGCCCGCGACCACAGCAGGTCCCTGCACGCGCTCGCCGACATGCTCGCCGAGCAGGACGCCGGCCTCGACGAGGCGGTGACCGCCCTGGAGCGGGCCCTGGACATCCGCCGCCACCCGGGCCCGCACGGCGTCAATCCGAACGTCGCCGTCGCCGACACCCTCATCGACCTCGGCCGCCTGCGGCGACGGCGCGGCCAGCTGCCCGCCGCGGACCGCGACGCCGAGCTGGCCGGGGCGGTGCGGGACCTCCAGGAGTGCGTGGCGCTGCGCCGCGACCTGGCCGCCGAGGACCCGGCGGAGCACCGGGGCGACCTGTGCGACGCCCTGCTCGCCCTCGCCGGCGTCTACGAACTCGCGGGCAAGGACGTCGCCCACCGGGTGCTGCTGCGCGAGGCCCTGCCCGTCGCGCGCGCCCTCGCCGCCGCCGACGAGGCCTGGCGGCCCGACCTGGCCGCGTGCCTGTCGGACCTGGCCTGGGAGTACGTGTGGACGCGGCGCGCCCCCGAGGGCCTGGACCTCCTGACGGAGGCCGTCGCGGTCCTGGACGCGCTGCCCGCCGGGCGCCGCGAGGCCCTGGCGGCCGCCCTCGGCAGCCATCTGGTGCGGCTGCGCATGGCCCAGACGGAGCTGGGGCTGCACACGGCGGCGGCGGGCACGGCGGAGCGGATCGTGGCGGAGCTGCGGAGCAGGGAGGCGCGGCGGCTCGCGGAGGAGCGGTCGGCCGCGGAGGAGTGGCGCCGGGCGGAGCAGCTGCGGCGGGCCGAAGGGACTCCCCCGGGCGCCCCCGACGTCCCCGAGCCCGTCCCGGGCCACTCCCTCGCCCCGTCCCTCGGCGCGGCGCTGGTCGCGCTCGGCCTCGCGTACGCCCGCACCGGCCGGCACGCCGACGCCCTCCGGCAGGCCGCGGACGGCATGGCGCTCGTCCGTGCGCACGCGGCCGGGGAGTCGACGGCCTGGCTGGCCGAGGCCCTGGGCACGCACGCCCGGACGTTCCTGGTGTGCGCCCGCGCCACCGGCCGCCGAGGCGCCGCCGAGGCCGCCCTCGCTCCGGCACGTGAGGCGGTGGACCTGCTGCGCCGGGCGTGGCTCACCGACCAGGAGACGCACGCGCTCGGCCTGCGGGACGCGGTGCTCTGCCTCGCCGACGTCTACGCCCAGCTGGGCCGCGAGGACGAGGCCCGCTACGTACGGGGACACCTGGCGGCCCCGCCACGGCCCCGCGCCCCGGAGTCCCACACCTCACGAAACCGAATGTCCCGGACATCCCAGACAGGAGTCACCGCCCCATGA